TTACCAACGTGGTCATAACCTGCATAATTCACCAAATTGTTACCGTTGTTGATCAACTCATCCGCAGAGAACATATCCAACGAAAATGCACTAGGATCCAATGCATCCACATTGATGAAGTCCGAACCGTTCGGATCCAAGCCCAACGAGGTTCTCAAATTGCGATCGAAATTCCGCTGATCGGAGCCAACGAGTGGTGAGAAAACGTAGAATGGTAACGGGCTGAATGGTATCTGGAAGATAGCAGTTGGAGTCTCGGTCTCATACTCCGAAGTATGGAAGTTAGCCAGCGCACGTGCACGGGTCCACAGACCAATCGGTGCAAGATCATAACGGCGCTGGGTCAATTGCTCATACTCCACACCAACACTTACCGCATGGTCACCTATATCCGCACTTCCGAGCGCTGTAAATCGGATCTGATCACTTTGGCGCTTGCGGAATTCCGCCCCATTCGGATCATCAACGAATCCGATATTGTTCCAGAGACCATATAGGTCACGTGGACGTAAGCCGTTCCAAATAACACCACGCCCTTGGGTTTCCGCAAAATTATTGTAGTACCCAACATAGTTCGGATCCTCAGGTGCACCTGGAGCACTGAAAAGGTCGCCTATAGGAAACTGCTCATGGGGTAATGCATTGAAATAGAAATTATTAATGGAGGCAAGGTCCGGATTCTGGGTGCCAGGGGTGAACGACACCAAGGTATCGCGCATTCCTACATTATTCCACCGCGCATTCAGAAAATCCAACTCGTACTGTGGAGCACTGTAAATATCGAACTTGCCCACATAGCCATAATCGAACAGGTTCTTACCGTGTACAAAGTCCTCCACGTTATTCTGATAACGCGAGTAATCCAATTGAAGGCTGTAGTAAGCGTTCTGGATGGTCGCTTTCTTCTCCTCCTCATCCGTACGGTTCACGAAGCGTTGAGTGAATTTAATGAATCCTCTGTAAGTACTCTCCTTGGTACGATAATTATTCTCCGCATTCAACAATGCATTCTTACGGTTATAATTCTGACGGTTACCGTAATCCATCGAACCACCCATGGTCAGCGTGATCGTTGGCGACGTTGTGATATCGATCTTACCCGAAGCCAGATACTTTGTCTCACCCGCGTTCTGACGTGTCTTAATGCTCTCTATATCACCTGTACGCAAGTAATCGCTGGCGTAGGTCATTGTAAAATCATCTCCTCCCGTTGAGACCAGTCGAGCGGGATTCTCCAAAAAGTCTGCACGTAAGGACGGTTTCACACGCACGTCGCCTAAATACGATGGAGAGGGATCAACAATATTGCTGTACTGTCCGCTCAGGAAGAACCCGATCAACGGCTTGTCCTTATTACCCAAACTATCCTTCTTGAATAAAATGGGACCGAACAGAGAAGCTTCAACCTGGTTGAAGGCATATTTATCGAGACCAACAATATCCGTGATATCATCTCCGACTTTGTATCCTGAAGTAAGGTATTCCAACCCACCGCTGAAGTTCCTGCTCGGACCACGCGTTGTGATATTAATGAGACCACCGGTAACGTCCCCATAGTTAGCAGGAACACCACCTGTAATTACTTGTACTTCCTCGATCGCGCTCTTTGGGAGACCAGTGCCTGCTCCAGCAGGAACTTTTACTCCATCAATATAATAGTAGGTATTCTCGCCACGTGATCCGCGAATGCTGATCTCCCCATCAGTAGTACCGGCTGTGCTTGCTCCTGCAACGGATGTTGCAATGGAAGCAGCCGAACGACCCGGCATCTTTGCAATATCCTCACGTGTAACGGTTCCACCCGATGCACCACCATCCCGCTGGATCAATGGCACATTATATTCCACTACTTCGAACTCCACCAGTTCGATACCAGAGTTCAGCGTAATGTCCAAGAACGTGATCTGGTTACTGTTAATGACCACTCCGGTCTGGCGTGATGGTTGGTATCCCGTATAAGCGATGACCACATCATATGTACCCGGATCGATCGGTTTGATGAAGTAGTTTCCATCAAAATCCGTGGAGCCGCCGGTCACCTGAGTGCCACCACGTTCTATGACCACACTAACGAACGGAAGTGGTTCCGAACTTTTCTTGTCTTTGACGGTTCCTTTTAAGCTACCAGCACCCACCTGAGCATTCACGGTGACTGCGGCACATAAGGAAATTACTACGATAGAGAATAGTCTTCTCAACATCAACGGATGGTTTTACGTCTAACTGAACTGGACAACGAGGGGGCGCTAATATAGGAAGATCTCTTTTCGCCAAAACGTTCAAAGTTCGTTGTTCGCATTGCTTTTTTTCTATAAGGTGCAATAGATCAATTGGAGAAATCCGATCGGCACACCTTGTCCCGAGGTAAAGATATCACCGATCGTGTGTGTGATCCGTTCAAAATTCGGAGCGAAATATACAGGTCCAACGCAGCTTGCTCACACAGGCACCAATACTACCTACGACCGAAAAGCCTTACGAAAAAGCCATCACGATGCCGATCCGAACCACTTCTATCCGCTCGTTTCGTATTCCGTTTCAATCTTTTTCTGACGTCCTTGCTCTGGATCTTAAGGTGGCGTTTTTTACCCTGCTTTTCTCGCTTAGCCTCAGCTTTTTTGTCTTTCACAGCTTTTTTCGCGAGGATCTTTTCCTGCTTCTTCTGGCTGATCCCGCCATCTTGTGCGTACGATGCAATAGGTACCACGAATAGCAGGGATAGGACGAGCAATGTGCGTATCAGTTTTCGCATGATCCAGCAAAGATGATACCTACGAACTGAAAATCCGACGGACCAGCCTGGGTCGTTGAGGTGTGAGGAACGGCCACTGAGCTTATCATACGATACCTTTGTATTTATTCGTTAGACCGTTCATGTACCGCAATCCGGCAATTACCTTGATCATCGTGTGCTGCTTTTTACTGGCAGCTTCTTGCAGGAAAGCAAGGCCAGGCGGTGTACCATTGACGAATGTGAACATTAGCATAAATGTCAATAACCCTTCTTATGCGGATATTGCGGTAACCGGCGGATGGCTCTATCTCAGCGGTGGTTCCCAAGGGATCATCGTTTACCGCAGCAGCCCGGATGACTTTGTGGCCATGGACCGGCACTGCCCTTATCAAACCGCGGAACTGTGCAGGGTGATCGTTGATGACAGCAATATCATTGCCCGGGATACCGCTTGTTGCCAATCCGCCTTTTTGATCCTTGATGGTAGCGTATCCGAAGGTCCAAGTGCACTGCCCTTACAACGGTACAATACATCGTTCAACGGAACCACATTGAGGATCTACAACTAAAAGCACCTTTCACTCTTCCATAAAAAAAGCCCGGCTGTAACAGCCGGGCTTTTTGCTTTTAAGTGATCTTTGGAATCAGTAGCGATACGCATCGCTCTTGTACGGACCTTCCTTTGGAACGCCGATATACTTCGCTTGTGTATCGTTCAACTCTTCCAATTCAACACCGATCTTCTCCAAGTGGAGACGAGCAACTTTCTCGTCAAGATGCTTTGGAAGCACATAGACCTTATTCTCATAATTCCCGTTGTTGTTCCATAGCTCCAACTGGGCCAACGTTTGGTTGGTAAAGCTGTTGCTCATTACAAAACTCGGGTGGCCTGTTGCACAACCAAGGTTCACCAAACGGCCTTCAGCA
The nucleotide sequence above comes from Flavobacteriales bacterium. Encoded proteins:
- a CDS encoding carboxypeptidase regulatory-like domain-containing protein, coding for MLRRLFSIVVISLCAAVTVNAQVGAGSLKGTVKDKKSSEPLPFVSVVIERGGTQVTGGSTDFDGNYFIKPIDPGTYDVVIAYTGYQPSRQTGVVINSNQITFLDITLNSGIELVEFEVVEYNVPLIQRDGGASGGTVTREDIAKMPGRSAASIATSVAGASTAGTTDGEISIRGSRGENTYYYIDGVKVPAGAGTGLPKSAIEEVQVITGGVPANYGDVTGGLINITTRGPSRNFSGGLEYLTSGYKVGDDITDIVGLDKYAFNQVEASLFGPILFKKDSLGNKDKPLIGFFLSGQYSNIVDPSPSYLGDVRVKPSLRADFLENPARLVSTGGDDFTMTYASDYLRTGDIESIKTRQNAGETKYLASGKIDITTSPTITLTMGGSMDYGNRQNYNRKNALLNAENNYRTKESTYRGFIKFTQRFVNRTDEEEKKATIQNAYYSLQLDYSRYQNNVEDFVHGKNLFDYGYVGKFDIYSAPQYELDFLNARWNNVGMRDTLVSFTPGTQNPDLASINNFYFNALPHEQFPIGDLFSAPGAPEDPNYVGYYNNFAETQGRGVIWNGLRPRDLYGLWNNIGFVDDPNGAEFRKRQSDQIRFTALGSADIGDHAVSVGVEYEQLTQRRYDLAPIGLWTRARALANFHTSEYETETPTAIFQIPFSPLPFYVFSPLVGSDQRNFDRNLRTSLGLDPNGSDFINVDALDPSAFSLDMFSADELINNGNNLVNYAGYDHVGNRLTSKPSFDSFFTAKDEKGNFTRLQAPFQPIYIAGYLMDKFAFDDIIFNVGVRVDRYDANQNVLTDPYLMQEAYTAGSVVPDQDIANQLADRPSNIGDDFVVYVNDESNAITIKGYRDGDTWYSATGVELNDGGSSVQEAGEIHPYLIEKGLAGDLDGSKLSKKAFSDYTPAVNVMPRIAFSFPISDEAVFFAHYDVLVQRPNAIYSRGDLAEYAYYETSLNELNNPNLKPTKTIDYELGFQQVLSKSSSLKLSAFYRELRDQIQIVNRNNAWPRSYRSYDNIDFGTVKGFSAAFDLRRTGNISMRATYTLQFADGTGSGPRSGLAVINSGQANLRTISPLDFDQRHRITLNMDYRYGSGKDYNGPMLFGKPIFSNTGLNTAIVLGSGTPYSGSSQVVNEGAGNTNYRLDGKLNGSRLPWQFSTDMQLDRNFDVQFGGKEGDKVKKMSLNVYLVVTNVFNTQNITDVFRYTGSPNNDGYIEQLTDRSQIDPDAFRDLYAIKVNDPGNYGAPRTIRLGVRFDF